A genomic window from Deinococcus aetherius includes:
- a CDS encoding DUF4396 domain-containing protein, producing the protein MTPAATGWATIDVILAVWFGLTALATVYVAWDAFTRNPEMKVMRWGWLLVTLYTGPVGAALYVLSCQEPSPGTHEAFVQPLWKQSVGSTIHCLAGDATGIIVAAAITMTLGLPMWLDVISEYVFGFLFGLLIFQALFMRDMLGGSYLRAVRRSFLPEWVSMNAVMAGMVPVMVILMSRDMTAMEPTSPRFWGVMSLATLVGGALAYPVNVWLVASGLKHGMGTVRALGRGGHDLATEERLIEHTTGEVPAPNAATAHHSMKGM; encoded by the coding sequence ATGACTCCTGCCGCGACCGGTTGGGCGACCATCGACGTCATCCTCGCGGTGTGGTTCGGGCTGACCGCGCTGGCGACGGTCTACGTCGCCTGGGACGCCTTCACCCGCAACCCGGAGATGAAGGTGATGCGGTGGGGCTGGCTGCTCGTCACCCTCTACACCGGCCCGGTGGGCGCGGCGCTGTACGTCCTGTCGTGCCAGGAGCCCAGCCCGGGTACCCACGAGGCCTTCGTCCAGCCGCTGTGGAAGCAGAGCGTGGGTTCCACCATCCATTGCCTGGCGGGGGACGCGACGGGCATCATCGTGGCCGCCGCGATCACCATGACCCTGGGCCTCCCGATGTGGCTGGACGTGATCAGCGAGTACGTGTTCGGCTTCCTGTTCGGGCTGCTGATCTTCCAGGCGCTCTTCATGCGGGACATGCTGGGCGGCTCGTACCTGAGGGCCGTGCGCCGCTCCTTCCTGCCGGAGTGGGTGTCGATGAACGCGGTGATGGCGGGCATGGTGCCCGTGATGGTGATCCTGATGAGCCGCGACATGACCGCGATGGAGCCCACCTCGCCGCGCTTCTGGGGGGTGATGTCCCTGGCCACCCTGGTGGGCGGCGCGCTCGCGTACCCCGTCAACGTCTGGCTGGTGGCGAGCGGGCTCAAGCACGGGATGGGCACGGTACGGGCGCTAGGCCGGGGAGGACACGACCTCGCCACCGAGGAGCGCCTGATCGAGCACACCACCGGCGAGGTGCCCGCGCCCAATGCCGCCACCGCCCACCACTCCATGAAAGGCATGTGA